A stretch of Suncus etruscus isolate mSunEtr1 chromosome 9, mSunEtr1.pri.cur, whole genome shotgun sequence DNA encodes these proteins:
- the DUSP15 gene encoding dual specificity protein phosphatase 15 isoform X1 → MGNGMTKVLPGLYLGNFIDAKDLDQLSRNKITHIISIHESPQPLLQDITYLRIPVGDTPEVHIKKHFKECINFIHCCRLNGGNCLVHCFAGISRSTTIVTAYVMTVTGLGWRDVLDAIKSTRPIANPNPGFRQQLEEFGWGNSRKLRRQLEERFGESPFRDEEDLRTLLPLCKRCRQGSASSGTSVAPQPRGAEATLQRLVPRAPRDAHRPLPLLARVKQTFSCLPRCLSRKGGK, encoded by the exons ATGGGGAATGGCATGACCAAG GTACTTCCTGGCCTCTACCTCGGAAACTTCATTG ATGCCAAAGATCTGGATCAGCTGAGCCGGAATAAGATCACACACATCATTTCCATCCATGAGTCCCCCCAGCCTCTACTTCAG GACATAACCTACCTTCGCATCCCAGTGGGTGACACCCCTGAGGTACACAT CAAAAAGCACTTCAAAGAATGTATCAACTTCATCCACTGTTGCCGCCTCAATGGGGGGAACTGCCTGGTGCACTG CTTTGCAGGCATCTCCCGCAGCACCACCATCGTGACGGCCTATGTGATGACAGTCACAGGACTGGGCTGGAGGGACGTGCTGGATGCCATCAAGTCCACACGGCCCATCGCCAACCCCAACCCAGGCTTTCGGCAGCAGCTTGAAGAGTTTGGCTGGGGCAATTCTCGGAAG CTTCGCCGGCAGCTGGAGGAGCGCTTCGGGGAGAGCCCGTTCCGCGACGAGGAGGACTTGCGCACGCTGCTGCCGCTGTGCAAGCGCTGCCGCCAGGGCTCGGCGTCGTCGGGCACCTCGGTGGCACCCCAACCCCGCGGCGCCGAGGCCACCCTGCAGCGCCTGGTGCCGCGCGCCCCCCGGGATGCGCATCGGCCGCTGCCGCTGCTGGCGCGCGTCAAGCAGACTTTCTCGTGCCTCCCGCGCTGCCTGTCCCGCAAAGGCGGCAAGTGA
- the DUSP15 gene encoding dual specificity protein phosphatase 15 isoform X2 yields MSPPSLYFSKKHFKECINFIHCCRLNGGNCLVHCFAGISRSTTIVTAYVMTVTGLGWRDVLDAIKSTRPIANPNPGFRQQLEEFGWGNSRKLRRQLEERFGESPFRDEEDLRTLLPLCKRCRQGSASSGTSVAPQPRGAEATLQRLVPRAPRDAHRPLPLLARVKQTFSCLPRCLSRKGGK; encoded by the exons ATGAGTCCCCCCAGCCTCTACTTCAG CAAAAAGCACTTCAAAGAATGTATCAACTTCATCCACTGTTGCCGCCTCAATGGGGGGAACTGCCTGGTGCACTG CTTTGCAGGCATCTCCCGCAGCACCACCATCGTGACGGCCTATGTGATGACAGTCACAGGACTGGGCTGGAGGGACGTGCTGGATGCCATCAAGTCCACACGGCCCATCGCCAACCCCAACCCAGGCTTTCGGCAGCAGCTTGAAGAGTTTGGCTGGGGCAATTCTCGGAAG CTTCGCCGGCAGCTGGAGGAGCGCTTCGGGGAGAGCCCGTTCCGCGACGAGGAGGACTTGCGCACGCTGCTGCCGCTGTGCAAGCGCTGCCGCCAGGGCTCGGCGTCGTCGGGCACCTCGGTGGCACCCCAACCCCGCGGCGCCGAGGCCACCCTGCAGCGCCTGGTGCCGCGCGCCCCCCGGGATGCGCATCGGCCGCTGCCGCTGCTGGCGCGCGTCAAGCAGACTTTCTCGTGCCTCCCGCGCTGCCTGTCCCGCAAAGGCGGCAAGTGA
- the DUSP15 gene encoding dual specificity protein phosphatase 15 isoform X3 yields MGGTAWCTGISRSTTIVTAYVMTVTGLGWRDVLDAIKSTRPIANPNPGFRQQLEEFGWGNSRKLRRQLEERFGESPFRDEEDLRTLLPLCKRCRQGSASSGTSVAPQPRGAEATLQRLVPRAPRDAHRPLPLLARVKQTFSCLPRCLSRKGGK; encoded by the exons ATGGGGGGAACTGCCTGGTGCACTG GCATCTCCCGCAGCACCACCATCGTGACGGCCTATGTGATGACAGTCACAGGACTGGGCTGGAGGGACGTGCTGGATGCCATCAAGTCCACACGGCCCATCGCCAACCCCAACCCAGGCTTTCGGCAGCAGCTTGAAGAGTTTGGCTGGGGCAATTCTCGGAAG CTTCGCCGGCAGCTGGAGGAGCGCTTCGGGGAGAGCCCGTTCCGCGACGAGGAGGACTTGCGCACGCTGCTGCCGCTGTGCAAGCGCTGCCGCCAGGGCTCGGCGTCGTCGGGCACCTCGGTGGCACCCCAACCCCGCGGCGCCGAGGCCACCCTGCAGCGCCTGGTGCCGCGCGCCCCCCGGGATGCGCATCGGCCGCTGCCGCTGCTGGCGCGCGTCAAGCAGACTTTCTCGTGCCTCCCGCGCTGCCTGTCCCGCAAAGGCGGCAAGTGA